One window of Quercus robur chromosome 12, dhQueRobu3.1, whole genome shotgun sequence genomic DNA carries:
- the LOC126707915 gene encoding E3 ubiquitin-protein ligase MBR2-like — MDEYSGKRAVDGIVVSRKGSGLALRENANNREHNSQFCNRIGCNGRPNSARGVQYGCSDKAKPSRPLRSSSSGKEIIGSSSKTSSVISKGRKSITEPSKKLSSQLETDSSETSSVQDEPEVSELTAPPGKIQRGSEKVESSCVTLMEEGSSSVASDTRSRRNLHQGSRLRNQDNLVASSVSLGSKSTVQATRAGANRYGLRNLRCNSISDVIPSGCSSSESSFSKRKDMVNRRNSEGESSSAARGKKMSGSLLEGRSSNSSPSISISDSRRARNIPSHRDNSVPSVRNKRPVNSHTRARLSNQGHMNSLSPNEPSVAIPQMLQTGISSDMNGPSSSHQLSSEIPSNHALSYSRPGSSSERLHGIRPASPAEVGITRSLMNRDSIRRYNGIAEVLMALERIEQDEDLTYEQILVLETNLFLNGLYVYDQHRDMRLDIDNMSYEELLALEERMGTVSTALTEETLSECLKRSIYESTAPEDAAAGCIGEKDVGKKDDVKCSICQEEYVVGDELGRLQCEHKFHVDCIEQWLGLKNWCPICKASAAPSPLPSPLSPS, encoded by the exons ATGGATGAATATTCTGGAAAAAGAGCTGTAGATGGGATTGTGGTCTCTAGAAAGGGATCTGGTCTTGCGTTGAGAGAGAATGCCAACAATAGAGAACATAATTCTCAATTCTGCAACCGAATTGGTTGCAATGGCAGACCGAATTCTGCAAGAGGTGTTCAATATGGCTGTTCAGATAAGGCCAAACCTTCAAGGCCTTTACGCTCTTCTTCAAGTGGCAAGGAAATAATTGGAAGTTCCTCCAAGACTTCCTCTGTGATCAGCAAGGGAAGAAAATCTATCACAGAGCCTTCAAAGAAGTTATCATCTCAGTTAGAAACTGACTCATCTGAAACTAGTAGTGTTCAGGATGAACCTGAGGTTTCAGAACTCACTGCCCCACCTGGAAAGATTCAGAGAGGGTCGGAAAAAGTGGAGTCTAGCTGTGTCACATTAATGGAAGAGGGAAGCTCTAGTGTAGCATCAGATACAAGATCTCGAAGGAATCTTCATCAGGGATCCAGATTGCGCAACCAAGATAATCTAGTGGCTTCATCCGTGTCTTTGGGATCTAAGAGCACTGTCCAGGCAACACGTGCTGGTGCAAACAGGTATGGTTTAAGAAATCTCAGATGTAATTCAATATCAGATGTCATCCCATCAGGTTGCTCATCCTCAGAATCAAGTTTCAGTAAAAGGAAGGATATGGTAAATAGGAGAAATTCTGAAGGAGAAAGTAGCTCTGCTGCCAGAGGAAAGAAGATGAGTGGGTCTTTGTTGGAAGGACGGAGCTCCAATTCTAGCCCCAGCATATCCATTTCTGATTCAAGACGTGCTAGAAATATTCCTTCTCACAGGGATAATAGTGTACCATCAGTTAGGAATAAGAGACCAGTTAATAGTCACACCAGGGCAAGGCTCTCTAATCAAGGACATATGAACAGTCTGTCACCAAATGAGCCCTCTGTTGCAATCCCACAAATGCTTCAAACTGGCATATCTAGTGACATGAATGGTCCTAGTTCATCACATCAATTATCATCTGAAATTCCGTCAAATCATGCACTTTCTTACAGTCGGCCTGGCAGTAGCAGTGAGCGTTTGCACGGTATTAGGCCAGCTAGTCCTGCAGAAGTGGGCATTACTCGCTCTTTGATGAATCGGGACAGCATCAGGCGCTACAATGGAATTGCAGAG GTATTAATGGCACTTGAGAGGATCGAACAAGATGAAGATCTTACATATGAG CAAATACTTGTTCTGGAGACCAACTTGTTTCTTAATGGCCTATATGTCTATGATCAGCACAGAGACATGAGACTGGACATTGATAACATGTCATATGAG GAATTATTAGCCCTGGAAGAGAGGATGGGAACTGTGAGCACAGCACTAACAGAAGAAACATTGTCAGAATGCCTGAAGAGGAGCATTTATGAGTCTACAGCTCCAGAGGATGCAGCAGCAGGCTGCATTGGGGAAAAGGATGTTGGGAAAAAGGATGATGTCAAATGTAGTATATGCCAG GAGGAGTATGTTGTTGGAGATGAACTGGGTAGATTGCAGTGTGAGCACAAGTTTCATGTGGACTGCATAGAACAGTGGCTGGGGTTGAAGAATTGGTGCCCCATTTGCAAAGCATCAGCAGCGCCCTCACCCTTGCCATCACCTTTGTCACCCTCTTAG